A region of the bacterium genome:
CCTGGAAAGACTTAGGGCCGAAGCTAACCACAGAATAGAAGAAGCCGATAACCTTTCGGAGCTTGACCAAATCAGGATAGACTACCTGGGTAGAAAGGGTCATTTGACCATCCTCTTTAAAAGGCTGGGTCAGTTGCCCCCTGAGGATCGTCCCCTTATGGGACAATGGCTCAATCAGGTGAAGGAAGAACTCGGCCGGGAGTTGACCCGGAAAAAAGAAGAGATCACTAATTTACTTCAGGAACAGGCGTTGGAACAGGAAAAAATTGACATCACCCTTCCAGCGACCAGACTTTCGTTAGGCAAGAGGCATCCGATTACTATGACCATCAATGATATCGTTCACATCTTTTCCAGATTCGGCTTCCAGATTGCGGAGGGGCCGGAAGTAGAGTTGGAATATTACAATTTTGATGCCTTAAATATTCCCAAATATCATCCGGCCAGGGATATGCATGATACCTTCTATATTCGTCCGGGGATACTGCTTCGGACGCATACTTCACCTATTCAAATTCGAGTAATGGAGCTGGGGGCGCCTCCTTTTCGGATTATAGCTCCTGGCAGGGCTTACCGGAGGGATGCTTCCGATGCCTCCCATTCCCCGGTATTTCACCAAATTGAAGGTTTCCTGGTGGATGAAGAGACAAGCTTTTCCGATTTAAAAGGGATCTTAAACGCCTTTGTGAAAGAATTCTTTGGCAAGCAGAGCGTCTTAAGATTCAGACCGAGCTTTTTCCCCTTCACCGAACCCAGCGCTGAGATAGACATTAGTTGTGTGATCTGCAGTGGAAGGGGGTGTAGTGTCTGTTCTCAAACCGGCTGGTTGGAAATACTGGGGGCGGGGATGATCGATCCGGAGGTCTTCCGAATGGTCAAGATCGATTCAGAACGTTATCTCGGTTTTGCCTTTGGGATGGGGATAGAACGGATCGCTATGCTGAAATATGGGATTAATGACATCCGACTTTTTTATGAGAATGATTTAAGATTCCTGGAGCAATTTTAAGATGTTGGGTGATGTGATCTTATGCTAACACTTGTTCCCTGGGGGCCTTTGGCCGGATTATCAGTGACGGCGATGATCATCGTTTCGGCAATTCACGAACTCGGGAGGAGCAGAAGTAGGGTGGGCATTGCCCATCAACAAAGGCGCTTGCAGAAATCGGTGGAAAGTGCCCACCTTACCACATTGCCCAAACGATGATCAAGGCCATCAGTGACGGTTTGAAGGCTTAACGGACCGTAAAAATCAATGAAAATTTCTTATAATTGGCTAAAAGATTATATTGATATGGAGCTATCGCCTTCCGAATTAGCTGAATCCCTGACTATGCTTGGTTTAGAGGTGAGCGGACTCAAGGAGGAAGGAGAGGATACGGTCCTCGAGATTGAAGTGACGGTTAATCGGGGGGACTGTCTTTCTATGATTGGGATAGCCAGGGAAGTGGCGGCGGCCACCGGCAAAAAGCTCCAGCTCCCCACCCTCTTTTTGCCTTCGGCCAGAGAGGATTTGACCTCCTTGATCAAGATCGACCTCAGGGAGCCTACCCTCTGTCGCCGCTATACGGCCAGGCTAATAAAAGGAATTAAGGTTGGGCCTTCTCCGGTCTGGATGCAGGAAAAATTACGCTTGGCCGGCCTTCGTCCCATTAACAATATCGTGGATGTAACTAATTTTGTTTTAATGGAATTCGGACAGCCACTCCATGCCTTTGACTATGATAAGCTGGAGGAAGGTAAGATTATTATCAGACGGGCTATGCCAGGAGAGGCAATGATGA
Encoded here:
- the pheS gene encoding phenylalanine--tRNA ligase subunit alpha, with product MKEDLERLRAEANHRIEEADNLSELDQIRIDYLGRKGHLTILFKRLGQLPPEDRPLMGQWLNQVKEELGRELTRKKEEITNLLQEQALEQEKIDITLPATRLSLGKRHPITMTINDIVHIFSRFGFQIAEGPEVELEYYNFDALNIPKYHPARDMHDTFYIRPGILLRTHTSPIQIRVMELGAPPFRIIAPGRAYRRDASDASHSPVFHQIEGFLVDEETSFSDLKGILNAFVKEFFGKQSVLRFRPSFFPFTEPSAEIDISCVICSGRGCSVCSQTGWLEILGAGMIDPEVFRMVKIDSERYLGFAFGMGIERIAMLKYGINDIRLFYENDLRFLEQF